From the genome of Sphingobacterium sp. UGAL515B_05:
TCACGCAACAATACGATCAAATGAAACAGTAAGTCTGAAGTTTCATTGATAAAATCAGTATCTGTTTCTGTCAATGCTGCAATTACTGTTTCTACGGCTTCCTCGCCAACTTTTTGCGCAATCTTATTGATACCGCGAGAACGCAGGCGATTGACATACGATTCGTCAGAAGGGTGTTCATAGCGATGGTTGACAATACGCTCTAACTCCAACAGAAAGTTTTGGTTGAAGTCCGTACTGAAACAGCTTCTGCTCCCGGTATGACAGGTCGGCCCCATTGGTTCTGCTTTGATCAAAACAGTATCTTTATCACAATCAACATGGATGCTTTTTACATTCAAAAAGTTTCCACTCTCCTCTCCTTTTGTCCAAAGGCGATTTTTGCTGCGGGAGAAAAACGTAACACGTTTTTCTGCTTGTGTTTTCTCCCAAGCTTTCTCGTTCATATAGCCTAACATCAACACTTCCAACGTTTGGAAGTCCTGCACAATCACTGGAACGAGGCCGTCACTTTTTGCAAAATCTAACATGATTTTAGTATTTCAATTTTTAATTATTTTCGAAGAGCCATGAGCTCTCGTTTAACTTCTCCGGACTTCATTCAGCAAGTGTATGACTTACTGCTCTTTGCTCATCGGTCTTCAATCCTGTTTCCTATCTTACGACAATTCCATTTTGACGCAAAGTAGCTTTAAGATCGGGAATCAATATTTCACCATAATGGAAGACCGATGCCGCCAGGGCAGCATCCACGTTAGCTTGTTGAAAAACATCCACAAAATGCTGTTGATTACCAGCTCCGCCAGAAGCAATCAGTGGAATATGAATCTGGTCGTTTATTGTTCTTAAAAAACCATTGTCAAAGCCATTTTTTGTTCCGTCATGATCCATTGAGGTCAGCAGGATCTCTCCCGCTCCACGTTCCTGCGCTTCAAGAATCCAATCTGCTGTGTTCAATTCCGTCTTAATACGTCCGCCACTCAGATGGACAAAATGCTGACCTTCGATGGACCGGGTATCGACAGCAACCACAACAAATTGTGCTCCAAAAGCGGCTGCCATCTGATTGATAAGATCGGGGTTACGTACCGCCGCGGAATTGATGGAAATTTTATCTGCCCCTGCATTCAACAGGATGTCAGCATCTTTAATTTCATTGATACCACCGCCGATTGTAAAAGGAATATTCACCTGACGTGCGACCGCTTTGACTAAATCAATTGTCGTTTTCCGCTCCTCATGTGTCGCTGTGATATCCAGAAAAACGAGTTCATCAGCCCCTTGTTGAGAATATTCATAGGCCAATTCAACGGGATCACCCGCATCGCGCAGATCCACAAAATTGACTCCTTTTACAGTCCGCCCATCCTTGACATCCAAACAGGGAATTATACGTTTTGCCAGCATTTTAAAATCTGATTAGCGATTTTAAATTCCAATCTTTGATTTCATCGATCGAGATTCTATTTTCATAGATTGCTTTACCAACGACAACAGACTCTACTCCGCCCAATTCCTGAAGTTTCTGAATATCATCCATTGAACTGATTCCGCCAGAAGCAATTAACTTGATAATTGGAGAATGGCTCAACAACTTTTGGTACAATTCAACACCTGCACCGCCCAATTTACCATCTTTACTAATATCGGTACATAAGAACCTAAAGAATCCTAAAACCAAGCATTTATCAATATATTCGATCAATTTGATTGGCGAGCTTTCCAACCATCCGGAGTATTTGATAACTTCATCCAATACGTCAATTGCGATAACGATGTGGTCTGCATATTTTACTTTACCTTCGTTCAGTGTAGCCAGTTCCTCCAAGAATGAAGGATTTGTGATTGCCTGTGTTCCGACAATAACGCGATAAACACCTGCATCTACCAATTCTTTAACCTTTTCTATGCTTCT
Proteins encoded in this window:
- a CDS encoding HisA/HisF-related TIM barrel protein; translation: MYIIPAIDVLDKKVVRLREGNYNDVTTYAISLEEQIETYRANGTELVHIIDLNGAKGDFSNQAYLFDIIQKTDMKIQYGGGVRSIEKVKELVDAGVYRVIVGTQAITNPSFLEELATLNEGKVKYADHIVIAIDVLDEVIKYSGWLESSPIKLIEYIDKCLVLGFFRFLCTDISKDGKLGGAGVELYQKLLSHSPIIKLIASGGISSMDDIQKLQELGGVESVVVGKAIYENRISIDEIKDWNLKSLIRF
- the hisIE gene encoding bifunctional phosphoribosyl-AMP cyclohydrolase/phosphoribosyl-ATP diphosphatase HisIE, producing MLDFAKSDGLVPVIVQDFQTLEVLMLGYMNEKAWEKTQAEKRVTFFSRSKNRLWTKGEESGNFLNVKSIHVDCDKDTVLIKAEPMGPTCHTGSRSCFSTDFNQNFLLELERIVNHRYEHPSDESYVNRLRSRGINKIAQKVGEEAVETVIAALTETDTDFINETSDLLFHLIVLLREKGFSLETIAKNLESRHQ
- the hisF gene encoding imidazole glycerol phosphate synthase subunit HisF → MLAKRIIPCLDVKDGRTVKGVNFVDLRDAGDPVELAYEYSQQGADELVFLDITATHEERKTTIDLVKAVARQVNIPFTIGGGINEIKDADILLNAGADKISINSAAVRNPDLINQMAAAFGAQFVVVAVDTRSIEGQHFVHLSGGRIKTELNTADWILEAQERGAGEILLTSMDHDGTKNGFDNGFLRTINDQIHIPLIASGGAGNQQHFVDVFQQANVDAALAASVFHYGEILIPDLKATLRQNGIVVR